The following coding sequences lie in one Pseudomonas syringae CC1557 genomic window:
- a CDS encoding phage tail protein, which yields MGFRLPNGATLQIASAYGAAIPVTALSNANPAVATAAAHGLADGDIIAVTSGWTRLNDRAARVDNSLSGSFELERINTLNVQPYPAGSGAGSVREVTAFVEISQITDVSTSGGDQQFTTFGFLADDDDRQLPTSKNPISMSFTVADDPDLPYVAVVEEADEDKQPRVLRLNLPGGSVILYSAYVSITATPTLSRNNVMSRTITISLAGRSTRYSALVA from the coding sequence ATGGGCTTCAGACTCCCCAACGGCGCAACCCTTCAGATCGCCTCCGCATATGGCGCGGCAATCCCTGTAACTGCGCTGAGCAATGCAAACCCGGCTGTTGCCACTGCTGCTGCGCACGGCCTGGCTGACGGTGACATCATCGCCGTAACGTCGGGCTGGACCCGGCTGAACGATCGAGCAGCGCGCGTCGATAACAGCCTCAGTGGCTCTTTCGAGCTGGAGAGAATCAACACTCTCAACGTTCAACCTTACCCGGCCGGATCAGGCGCTGGCTCCGTGCGTGAGGTGACCGCATTCGTCGAAATCTCTCAGATCACGGACGTGAGCACCAGTGGCGGCGACCAGCAGTTCACAACCTTCGGCTTTCTTGCTGACGACGACGACCGTCAACTGCCGACCAGCAAGAACCCGATCAGCATGTCGTTCACCGTGGCTGATGATCCAGATCTCCCTTACGTCGCCGTGGTCGAGGAAGCTGATGAGGACAAGCAGCCCCGTGTGCTTCGTTTGAATCTGCCTGGTGGGAGCGTCATCCTCTACAGCGCCTATGTTTCTATCACCGCAACCCCCACGCTGAGCCGTAACAACGTGATGTCTCGAACCATCACCATTTCGCTGGCAGGCCGTTCAACCCGTTACTCGGCATTGGTGGCGTAA
- a CDS encoding phage tail assembly chaperone, with amino-acid sequence MAKIKIAQNPTFKAPVMIPRIGEEPVKVEFEFKYMDRKALAEMFERWNTARADLNAKRIDDGITWQEVTASEIALQVEQVKDVVTGWAFDDKFTDEAVAALVTTCVGAPQAVIDAYQSAYDPARLGN; translated from the coding sequence ATGGCCAAGATCAAGATCGCCCAGAACCCGACGTTCAAAGCGCCAGTGATGATTCCTCGCATCGGCGAAGAGCCGGTGAAGGTGGAGTTCGAATTCAAATACATGGACCGGAAGGCGCTTGCTGAGATGTTCGAGCGCTGGAACACGGCCCGCGCAGATCTGAATGCCAAGCGCATCGACGACGGCATTACCTGGCAGGAAGTGACGGCCTCCGAGATCGCACTCCAGGTCGAGCAGGTCAAGGACGTCGTAACCGGCTGGGCCTTCGACGACAAGTTCACCGACGAGGCCGTTGCCGCACTGGTGACCACTTGCGTTGGCGCGCCTCAAGCAGTCATCGACGCTTACCAGTCGGCCTACGACCCGGCCCGCCTGGGAAACTGA
- a CDS encoding DUF1799 domain-containing protein: MTLADIPVEEVEVWPDSWKAFRLFESLSTQWRTGPGGASGLDYSAIPATAHMAGIKRHELPSIFSDLRTLEVEALLVMSESK; encoded by the coding sequence ATGACGTTGGCCGACATTCCCGTCGAAGAGGTCGAGGTCTGGCCTGACTCATGGAAGGCGTTCCGTCTGTTCGAATCGCTCTCCACTCAGTGGCGAACCGGGCCGGGCGGCGCATCTGGCCTTGATTACTCTGCCATCCCGGCCACGGCGCACATGGCGGGCATCAAACGGCATGAACTGCCTAGCATCTTTTCCGACCTCCGCACACTGGAAGTCGAAGCATTGCTCGTGATGAGCGAATCGAAATAA